One window of the Methylocystis parvus OBBP genome contains the following:
- a CDS encoding MerR family transcriptional regulator — protein sequence MAARGALSREEIATLRTIGEVAEHLDLPQHVLRFWETRFKEIDPVKRAGGRRFYRPRDIELVEAIRHLLYREGYTIKGVQRILKEQGVEGVIADVRRRQSGESTPAPAPPEPVQNTPPEPASRVESTAGPFTPPPSRFAEQASLDLPEPEPQTFASEAPDVEAAPIFEPSSEIPGVAPDSSEPIPVAPPVFNAPVVVTRRLDQEQAQLLRGALAEIEECKRLLNLTRR from the coding sequence GTGGCCGCCAGAGGCGCTTTATCCAGGGAAGAGATCGCCACGCTTCGCACCATTGGCGAAGTCGCGGAGCATCTCGACCTGCCGCAGCACGTGCTGCGCTTCTGGGAGACGCGCTTTAAAGAGATCGACCCCGTCAAACGCGCCGGCGGCCGCCGCTTCTACCGCCCGCGCGACATCGAACTCGTCGAGGCGATCCGCCACCTGCTCTATCGCGAGGGCTATACGATCAAGGGGGTGCAGCGCATCCTCAAGGAGCAGGGCGTCGAGGGCGTCATCGCCGATGTGCGCCGCCGCCAGAGCGGCGAATCGACGCCCGCCCCCGCCCCGCCGGAGCCCGTTCAGAACACGCCGCCGGAACCGGCGTCCCGGGTCGAATCGACGGCCGGGCCTTTCACTCCTCCGCCGTCGCGCTTCGCCGAACAGGCTTCGCTCGATCTGCCCGAGCCCGAGCCCCAGACCTTCGCATCCGAGGCGCCGGATGTCGAAGCCGCGCCGATTTTCGAGCCGTCTTCCGAGATTCCCGGAGTCGCGCCCGATTCCTCGGAGCCGATTCCGGTCGCGCCCCCCGTCTTCAATGCGCCCGTCGTCGTGACGCGCCGGTTGGATCAGGAACAGGCCCAGCTCCTGCGCGGGGCTCTCGCCGAGATCGAGGAGTGCAAAAGGCTCCTGAATCTCACGCGGCGTTAG
- a CDS encoding chemotaxis protein CheB: MSKIIVIAASAGGLEPLRRIVAALPCAFPSSIFIVVHIGDHRSDLPQILSWSSRLNVAFAKHDRPIRPGHIYVAPPGQHMVLEAGRIRLNRGPKVHHTRPAADPLFISAAKAYGKSVIGVVLSGGDSDGAEGLRVIKEHGGCVVVQKPEESFNPSMPATAIARDHPDACLSVADIARFLQAYGSEPTRTGHSLVDRK, from the coding sequence ATGAGCAAAATTATCGTGATCGCCGCCTCCGCCGGCGGGCTGGAGCCGCTGCGACGCATCGTCGCGGCGCTCCCATGCGCGTTCCCATCGTCAATTTTCATTGTCGTCCATATCGGCGACCATCGAAGCGACCTCCCTCAAATTCTCTCCTGGTCTTCCAGGCTGAACGTCGCCTTCGCTAAGCATGATCGGCCCATCCGACCGGGCCATATTTACGTCGCCCCGCCCGGCCAGCACATGGTTCTGGAGGCGGGGCGCATCAGGCTGAACCGTGGTCCGAAAGTGCATCACACTCGACCTGCCGCAGACCCCCTCTTCATCTCGGCGGCAAAGGCTTATGGAAAATCCGTTATCGGCGTCGTCCTGAGCGGCGGGGACAGTGACGGGGCCGAGGGACTGCGCGTCATAAAGGAGCATGGCGGCTGCGTCGTCGTTCAAAAGCCAGAAGAATCCTTCAACCCCTCTATGCCCGCGACGGCGATCGCGAGAGATCATCCGGACGCATGTTTGTCCGTCGCTGACATCGCGAGGTTCCTGCAAGCGTACGGGAGCGAACCGACAAGGACAGGCCACAGCCTCGTTGATCGGAAATAG
- a CDS encoding alkylphosphonate utilization protein gives MTETVRDSNGTELKDGDSVTLIKDLKVKGTSTTLKRGTLIKNIRLTGDPAEVECRAEKIKDLVLRTEFLKKA, from the coding sequence ATGACAGAGACTGTGCGGGACAGCAACGGAACGGAGCTAAAGGACGGCGACTCCGTCACGTTGATAAAAGACCTGAAGGTGAAGGGCACGTCTACGACCCTGAAGCGCGGAACTTTGATCAAGAATATCCGCCTCACCGGCGATCCGGCGGAGGTCGAATGCCGCGCTGAAAAGATCAAGGATCTCGTCTTGAGGACGGAATTCCTCAAAAAGGCGTGA